Proteins encoded by one window of Xanthomonas sp. DAR 80977:
- a CDS encoding TonB-dependent receptor, protein MSSVARHRLSQVISRVLCCPASALLLLPSVALAQQDDGAATQLDTITVTAQKRSERLQDVPMSVQVLNTEKMSSEGSYKLADYFAQLPGLSYIQSPMSSNIVLRGIATDSGLGSRPTSGIVIDDVPYGSALSTGAIPDLDPSDLQQIEVLRGPQGTLYGASSMGGLIKYAMTDPDTSATFGRVEAGGSSAAHGGSGYNARTSVNLPFSDRFALRVSLFQRRDPDFVHNTNSDDKNDSQVRGGRVSALWNVTDTVTVRSSALFQDTETGSSSVVDTDPELHPLYGQYSHDRISGGDTFKGQVRFYTTKVSWDLGWATLDSISGYAQHRSRAYQDVGYTTIGRLAPVFAGIFGLDSANPSSLIDNRYNTNRTTQEVRLVSQGERALDWQVGAFYSDEEAKSTQNFYIADKSSGTIYRDFPLLVSLGDNSYREKAVYADGTYHFTPQFDIQLGARYARNSLRENSDTGGLLQDPSLGFDSNKDSATTYLFSPRYRFNDELMTYLRIASGYRAGGSNGTLVANIPFSYSSDSLWSYELGLKTQLLDRSLSLDAALFHIDWSDLQISQVEPTFGSSYTTNAGKATSQGLELSVNWVPSADWKVSASYAYTHATLAQDIPGYVEGSSAYGKDGDRLPYSARNSASASLKRYFALGDNLEGFVGADAAYMGDRDMEFTTSANIPRIHLPSYTTVGLNAGVQGQAWSATLYVRNLTDEVGYINANRRGSLASSTLGATLIQPRTVGLTLAWDY, encoded by the coding sequence ATGTCATCCGTCGCCCGCCACCGTCTTTCCCAGGTCATTTCGCGCGTGCTGTGCTGCCCCGCCAGCGCGCTCCTGCTGCTGCCCTCCGTCGCGCTCGCCCAGCAGGACGACGGCGCCGCCACGCAGCTGGACACCATCACCGTGACCGCGCAGAAGCGCAGCGAGCGCCTGCAGGACGTACCGATGTCGGTGCAGGTGCTCAACACCGAGAAGATGAGCAGCGAAGGCAGCTACAAGCTGGCCGACTATTTCGCCCAGTTGCCCGGCCTGTCCTACATCCAGTCGCCGATGAGCAGCAACATCGTGCTGCGCGGCATCGCCACCGACTCCGGCCTCGGCAGCCGCCCGACCTCGGGCATCGTCATCGACGACGTGCCCTACGGTTCGGCGCTCAGCACCGGCGCGATCCCCGACCTGGACCCGTCCGACCTGCAGCAGATCGAAGTGCTGCGCGGCCCGCAGGGCACGCTGTACGGCGCCAGCAGCATGGGCGGGCTGATCAAGTACGCGATGACCGATCCGGACACCAGCGCGACCTTCGGCCGCGTGGAGGCCGGCGGCTCCAGCGCCGCGCACGGCGGCTCCGGCTACAACGCGCGCACCTCGGTGAACCTGCCGTTCTCCGACCGCTTCGCGCTGCGGGTCAGCCTGTTCCAGCGTCGCGACCCGGACTTCGTCCACAACACCAACAGCGACGACAAGAACGACAGCCAGGTCCGCGGCGGCCGCGTCTCGGCGCTGTGGAACGTCACCGACACCGTGACGGTGCGTTCCTCGGCGCTGTTCCAGGACACCGAGACCGGCTCCAGCTCGGTGGTCGATACCGACCCCGAGCTGCATCCGCTGTACGGCCAGTACAGCCACGACCGCATCAGCGGCGGCGACACCTTCAAGGGCCAGGTGCGCTTCTACACCACCAAGGTCAGCTGGGACCTGGGCTGGGCCACGCTGGACAGCATCAGCGGCTATGCGCAGCACCGCAGCCGTGCCTACCAGGACGTGGGCTACACCACCATCGGCCGGCTCGCGCCGGTGTTCGCCGGCATCTTCGGGCTGGACAGCGCCAACCCCAGTTCGCTGATCGACAACCGCTACAACACCAACCGCACCACCCAGGAAGTGCGGCTGGTCTCGCAGGGCGAGCGCGCGCTGGACTGGCAGGTCGGCGCGTTCTACAGCGACGAGGAGGCCAAGAGCACGCAGAACTTCTACATCGCCGACAAGTCCAGCGGCACCATCTATCGCGACTTCCCGCTGCTGGTCTCGCTGGGCGACAACAGCTACCGCGAGAAGGCGGTGTACGCCGACGGCACCTACCATTTCACCCCGCAGTTCGACATCCAGCTCGGCGCGCGCTATGCGCGCAACAGCCTGCGCGAGAACAGCGATACAGGCGGCCTGCTGCAGGACCCGAGCCTGGGCTTCGACAGCAACAAGGACAGCGCCACCACCTACCTGTTCTCGCCGCGCTACCGCTTCAACGACGAGCTGATGACCTACCTGCGCATCGCCTCCGGCTACCGCGCCGGCGGCAGCAACGGCACGCTGGTGGCCAACATCCCGTTCTCCTACAGCTCCGACAGCCTGTGGAGCTACGAGCTGGGCCTGAAGACCCAGTTGCTGGACCGCTCGCTGAGCCTGGACGCGGCGCTGTTCCACATCGACTGGAGCGACCTGCAGATCTCGCAGGTCGAGCCGACCTTCGGCAGCAGCTACACCACCAACGCCGGCAAGGCCACCAGTCAGGGCCTGGAGCTGTCGGTCAACTGGGTGCCGTCGGCCGACTGGAAGGTCAGCGCCAGCTACGCCTACACCCATGCCACGCTGGCCCAGGACATCCCCGGCTACGTCGAAGGCTCCTCCGCCTACGGCAAGGACGGCGATCGCCTGCCGTACTCGGCGCGCAACAGCGCCTCGGCCTCGCTCAAGCGCTACTTCGCGCTGGGCGACAACCTGGAGGGCTTCGTCGGCGCCGACGCGGCTTACATGGGCGATCGCGACATGGAGTTCACCACCTCGGCCAACATCCCGCGCATCCACCTGCCCAGCTACACCACCGTCGGCCTCAACGCCGGCGTGCAGGGCCAGGCCTGGAGCGCCACGCTGTACGTGCGCAACCTCACCGACGAGGTCGGCTACATCAACGCCAATCGCCGCGGCTCGCTGGCCAGTTCGACGCTCGGCGCCACGCTGATCCAGCCGCGCACGGTCGGCCTGACCCTGGCCTGGGACTATTGA
- a CDS encoding S10 family serine carboxypeptidase-like protein — MNWIHGLALLLATALPFAAVADDAADDDAAAPVAYPTLLSAPQQARLGAQRLRYRVSFDQLDFVGSNGARAASISAIGYLAERADAGTRPVLFAFNGGPGASSVLQVEGLGPLLRVRDGKRQTLRANPHSILDAADLVFIDPPGTGFSQAPADAAARERYWSDHGDAKAVEAMIRHWLKTHGRERAPLYIAGESYGGYRLALLAADVADLRPAGVLLVSPLLDATSGDDSAGNDLRAEFDLPSLAVAAAAHGKGELAGQAVEHVYAQARAFALGDYAQALLQGSALPADARSRIAARLSALLGLPEQALLAADLRPDVESFRLGVLAADGQQIGRLDSRIAAALPAPQAAAPDRPSAANDPALGLGHGNRIDSALLADYLHGLFGDGLPRDYVSLDIDIAMAWRFAADDGAGPRPFGSAMRFNPTPNLARLAQANPGFHVLALNGYYDLAVPALGPWHALHHSGLDPARIAFRVLPGGHAVFADEALRPQLHALLKDFLE; from the coding sequence ATGAACTGGATCCACGGCCTGGCGCTGCTGCTGGCGACGGCGCTGCCGTTCGCCGCCGTTGCCGACGATGCTGCCGACGACGACGCAGCGGCGCCGGTCGCGTACCCGACCCTGCTGTCCGCTCCGCAGCAGGCCCGCCTCGGCGCGCAACGGCTGCGCTACCGGGTCAGCTTCGACCAGCTCGATTTCGTCGGCAGCAACGGCGCGCGCGCCGCCTCGATCAGCGCCATCGGCTATCTGGCCGAACGCGCCGATGCCGGCACGCGGCCGGTGCTGTTCGCCTTCAATGGCGGCCCCGGCGCATCGTCGGTGCTGCAGGTCGAAGGCCTCGGCCCGCTGCTGCGAGTGCGCGACGGCAAGCGACAGACATTGCGCGCCAATCCGCACAGCATCCTCGATGCCGCCGACCTGGTGTTCATCGATCCGCCCGGCACCGGCTTCAGCCAGGCGCCGGCCGACGCCGCCGCGCGCGAGCGCTACTGGTCCGACCATGGCGACGCCAAGGCGGTGGAGGCGATGATCCGGCACTGGCTCAAGACGCACGGGCGCGAACGCGCGCCGCTGTACATCGCCGGCGAAAGCTACGGCGGTTACCGGCTGGCGCTGCTCGCCGCGGACGTCGCCGACCTGCGTCCGGCCGGCGTGCTGCTGGTCTCGCCGCTGCTCGATGCCACCAGCGGCGACGACAGCGCCGGCAACGACCTGCGCGCGGAGTTCGACCTGCCCTCGCTGGCGGTCGCGGCGGCCGCCCACGGCAAGGGCGAACTGGCCGGGCAAGCGGTCGAACACGTCTATGCGCAGGCGCGTGCGTTCGCGCTCGGCGACTACGCGCAGGCGCTGCTGCAGGGCAGCGCCCTGCCGGCCGACGCGCGCAGCCGTATCGCCGCGCGCCTGTCCGCGCTGCTGGGCCTGCCGGAGCAGGCGCTGCTGGCGGCCGACCTGCGTCCGGACGTGGAAAGCTTCCGGCTCGGCGTGCTGGCGGCCGACGGCCAGCAGATCGGCCGGCTCGACAGCCGCATCGCCGCAGCGCTGCCGGCGCCGCAAGCGGCCGCGCCGGATCGGCCCTCGGCCGCCAACGATCCGGCGCTCGGCCTCGGCCACGGCAACCGCATCGACTCGGCGCTGCTGGCCGACTACCTGCACGGTCTGTTCGGCGACGGGTTGCCGCGCGACTACGTCAGCCTGGACATCGACATCGCCATGGCCTGGCGCTTCGCCGCCGACGATGGCGCCGGCCCGCGCCCGTTCGGCAGCGCGATGCGTTTCAATCCCACGCCGAACCTGGCGCGGCTGGCGCAGGCCAATCCCGGCTTCCATGTGCTGGCGCTCAACGGCTACTACGACCTGGCCGTGCCCGCGCTCGGCCCCTGGCATGCCCTGCACCACAGCGGATTGGATCCGGCGCGCATCGCGTTCCGCGTCCTGCCCGGCGGCCACGCCGTGTTCGCCGACGAGGCGCTGCGCCCGCAGCTGCATGCGCTGCTGAAGGACTTCCTCGAATGA
- a CDS encoding amidohydrolase family protein: MIRPLLAAALAGAFAFAAHAAPAANPPQSLLLIANGETAGYLKAAANGDTYEVDYHVDNNGRGPKHHETIVLGEHALPLAWSVTGTSLMGGQVAERYRWHDGVAEWNSQADSGRSAQPHPMLYITNDSSPWAMWTYAKALLAAPGHRLDVLPSGRMQLELVGTLALPGQAGAPPLQARLLRLSGLDLEPHYLAVDADGALLADLDDDAVAIRDGYQAQLATLTDAVKAQQFAHAQVLQRQLAHPLTHGLWLRNVHVFDPINGLRSDAVNIHVADGHIVSVDAQWQPAPGDRVYDGGGGTVIPGLHDMHSHSTLSSGLWYLAAGVTNTRDMGNDNAFLLDLTARIERGEIAGPRIVRNGFLEGRSPYSARNGFVVDRLDDALKDVAWYKDHGYWQIKLYNSMNPAWVAPIAARAHALGMGVTGHVPAFTNADAMIAAGYDEITHINQLMLGWVLAPGEDTRTPLRLTAMKRVADLDLDAPQVRRTLELMRQRDIALDTTDVILERLMLSRAGSVLPADAPYLSHMPIAYQRYRQRTFVPDLTPQTDAQYRQALDKTLQLIGRLHRQGTVLLPGTDDTTGFTVHRELELYVAAGLSPQQALRAGTWQSELHFGRTDRLGSVHPGKQADFVLLPGDPTTDIAAIRQPALVVKDRQLYLPAEIYRALGVEPFAPPPKTLQ; this comes from the coding sequence ATGATCCGCCCCCTGCTTGCGGCCGCCCTGGCCGGCGCCTTCGCCTTCGCCGCCCACGCCGCGCCGGCCGCGAACCCGCCGCAATCGCTGCTGCTGATCGCCAACGGCGAGACCGCCGGCTACCTGAAGGCCGCCGCCAACGGCGACACCTACGAGGTCGACTACCACGTCGACAACAACGGCCGCGGCCCCAAGCACCACGAGACCATCGTGCTCGGCGAGCACGCGCTGCCGCTGGCCTGGTCGGTCACCGGCACCTCGCTGATGGGCGGCCAGGTCGCCGAGCGCTACCGCTGGCACGACGGCGTCGCCGAATGGAACAGCCAGGCCGACAGCGGCCGCAGCGCGCAGCCGCACCCGATGCTGTACATCACCAACGACAGCAGCCCCTGGGCGATGTGGACCTACGCCAAGGCGCTGCTGGCGGCGCCCGGGCATCGCCTGGACGTGCTGCCCAGCGGGCGCATGCAACTGGAGCTGGTCGGCACGCTCGCGCTGCCGGGCCAGGCCGGGGCGCCGCCGCTGCAGGCGCGGCTGCTGCGGCTGTCCGGGCTGGACCTGGAACCGCATTACCTCGCCGTCGATGCCGACGGCGCGCTGCTGGCCGACCTCGACGACGACGCCGTGGCGATCCGCGACGGCTACCAGGCGCAACTGGCGACGCTGACCGACGCGGTGAAAGCGCAACAGTTCGCCCACGCGCAGGTCCTGCAGCGCCAGCTCGCGCATCCGCTGACGCATGGCCTGTGGCTGCGCAACGTGCACGTGTTCGATCCCATCAACGGGCTGCGCAGCGACGCGGTGAACATCCACGTCGCCGACGGGCACATCGTCTCGGTGGACGCGCAGTGGCAACCGGCGCCCGGCGACCGCGTCTACGATGGCGGCGGCGGCACGGTGATCCCGGGCCTGCACGACATGCATTCGCACAGCACCCTGTCCTCGGGGCTGTGGTACCTGGCCGCGGGCGTCACCAACACCCGCGACATGGGCAACGACAACGCCTTCCTGCTCGACCTGACCGCGCGCATCGAACGCGGCGAGATCGCCGGTCCGCGCATCGTCCGCAACGGGTTCCTCGAAGGCCGCAGCCCGTACTCGGCGCGCAACGGCTTCGTCGTCGACCGCCTCGACGACGCGCTGAAGGACGTGGCCTGGTACAAGGACCACGGCTACTGGCAGATCAAGCTCTACAACTCGATGAATCCGGCCTGGGTGGCGCCGATCGCCGCGCGCGCGCATGCGTTGGGCATGGGCGTCACCGGCCACGTGCCGGCCTTCACCAACGCCGACGCGATGATCGCCGCCGGCTACGACGAGATCACCCACATCAACCAGCTGATGCTGGGTTGGGTGCTCGCGCCCGGAGAGGACACGCGCACGCCGCTGCGGCTGACCGCGATGAAGCGCGTCGCCGATCTCGACCTCGATGCGCCGCAGGTGCGGCGCACGCTGGAGCTGATGCGCCAGCGCGACATCGCCCTGGACACCACCGACGTGATCCTGGAACGGCTGATGCTCAGCCGCGCCGGCAGCGTGCTGCCGGCCGATGCGCCGTACCTGTCGCACATGCCGATCGCCTACCAGCGCTACCGCCAGCGCACCTTCGTGCCCGATCTCACGCCGCAGACCGACGCGCAATACCGGCAGGCGCTGGACAAGACCCTGCAACTGATCGGCCGCCTGCACCGGCAAGGCACCGTGCTGCTGCCCGGCACCGACGACACCACCGGCTTCACCGTGCACCGCGAGCTGGAGCTGTACGTCGCCGCCGGGCTGAGCCCGCAGCAGGCGCTGCGCGCCGGCACCTGGCAGAGCGAGCTGCATTTCGGCCGCACCGACCGGCTCGGCAGCGTGCATCCGGGCAAGCAGGCCGACTTCGTGCTGCTGCCCGGCGACCCGACCACCGACATCGCCGCGATCCGCCAGCCCGCGCTGGTGGTGAAGGACCGGCAGCTGTACCTGCCCGCCGAGATCTACCGCGCCCTCGGCGTGGAACCGTTCGCGCCGCCCCCCAAGACCCTCCAATGA
- a CDS encoding RidA family protein, with the protein MSTATSPMQTPHFSLSDTVTARLHALGLVLPPPLRVPDGVILPFAPVHVIGKRVLISGHGPQHPDGSTAGGVGRIGEALDEAQGYAAARQTTLSMLASLERSLGSLDRIKRWVRVFGMVRCAPGFQRQPSVINGCSDLLLALWGPELGQHARSAVGMAELPFGIPVEIEAEAELH; encoded by the coding sequence ATGAGCACGGCCACCTCTCCTATGCAAACCCCGCACTTCTCCCTGTCGGACACCGTGACCGCACGCCTGCACGCGCTCGGCCTGGTCCTGCCGCCGCCGCTGCGCGTGCCCGACGGGGTGATCCTGCCGTTCGCCCCGGTGCACGTGATCGGCAAGCGCGTGCTGATCTCCGGCCACGGCCCGCAGCATCCGGACGGCAGTACCGCCGGCGGCGTCGGCCGCATCGGCGAAGCGCTGGACGAGGCGCAGGGCTATGCCGCCGCGCGCCAGACCACCCTGTCGATGCTGGCCAGCCTGGAACGCAGCCTGGGCAGCCTGGACCGGATCAAGCGCTGGGTGCGCGTGTTCGGCATGGTCCGCTGCGCGCCCGGCTTCCAGCGCCAGCCGAGCGTGATCAACGGCTGCTCGGACCTGCTGCTGGCACTGTGGGGCCCGGAACTGGGCCAACATGCACGCAGCGCGGTCGGCATGGCCGAGCTTCCGTTCGGCATCCCGGTCGAGATCGAAGCCGAAGCCGAACTGCACTGA
- a CDS encoding aminotransferase class V-fold PLP-dependent enzyme has product MDTRTPRFDPTRRQLLAAAGALPLSAALSGIAGNAAAAAATAATPARGLQGLNQAFEIDGCYLNGAYMHPVSRAAAQAQRGFLDARLINAGADKVDMGGDRERAMAALGRLLHADRDELAWIPSTMFGENLVLNGLGIPHSRQRVVTDAYHFNGSLFMYMELAKRGLDVQVVRPRDNRIRLDDLDKAITPGTRLVALTLVSSVNGFQHDLKAVCDLAHSRGALVYADLIQAAGNTPIDLHGSGVDFAASSTYKWMMGDFGLGVLYARRASQDALRQIVWGYRQEGDSVSHILPFDPPGEPPLETQAIGGLAGKIEVGTLNNSAAAALATSLELIERLGVDAIQTWRQPLLARLHDAIPRLGFDAMTPPDSSSALVSFAQRDVGKRLAPKLKAAGVAVTLYRNYFRVSPSFYNGSDDVERLIEALS; this is encoded by the coding sequence ATGGACACGCGAACGCCCCGTTTCGATCCCACCCGCCGGCAGCTGCTGGCGGCGGCCGGCGCGCTGCCGCTGTCGGCCGCGCTGTCCGGCATCGCCGGCAACGCCGCCGCGGCCGCCGCCACTGCCGCCACGCCCGCGCGCGGCCTGCAAGGACTCAACCAGGCCTTCGAGATCGACGGCTGCTACCTCAACGGCGCCTACATGCATCCGGTCAGCCGCGCCGCGGCGCAGGCGCAGCGCGGCTTCCTCGACGCGCGGCTGATCAACGCCGGCGCCGACAAGGTCGACATGGGAGGCGACCGCGAACGCGCGATGGCCGCACTGGGCCGGCTGCTGCATGCCGACCGCGACGAACTGGCGTGGATCCCCAGCACCATGTTCGGCGAGAACCTGGTGCTGAACGGCCTCGGCATCCCGCACAGCCGCCAGCGCGTGGTCACCGACGCCTACCACTTCAACGGCTCGCTGTTCATGTACATGGAACTGGCCAAGCGCGGGCTCGACGTGCAGGTGGTGCGCCCGCGCGACAACCGCATCCGGCTCGACGACCTGGACAAGGCGATCACCCCCGGCACGCGCCTGGTCGCGCTGACCCTGGTGTCCAGCGTCAACGGCTTTCAGCACGACCTCAAGGCGGTCTGCGACCTGGCCCACAGCCGCGGCGCGTTGGTCTACGCCGACCTGATCCAGGCCGCCGGCAACACCCCGATCGACCTGCACGGCAGCGGCGTGGATTTCGCCGCCAGTTCCACCTACAAGTGGATGATGGGCGACTTCGGCCTGGGCGTGCTGTACGCGCGCCGCGCCAGCCAGGACGCGCTGCGGCAGATCGTGTGGGGCTACCGCCAGGAAGGCGACAGCGTCTCGCACATCCTGCCGTTCGACCCGCCCGGCGAGCCGCCGCTGGAGACGCAGGCGATCGGCGGGCTGGCCGGCAAGATCGAGGTCGGCACCCTCAACAATTCCGCGGCGGCCGCGCTGGCGACGTCGCTGGAACTGATCGAGCGCCTCGGCGTGGACGCCATCCAGACATGGCGGCAACCCTTGCTGGCGCGCCTGCACGATGCGATCCCGCGGCTCGGCTTCGACGCGATGACGCCGCCGGACTCCAGCTCCGCCCTGGTCTCCTTCGCCCAGCGCGATGTCGGCAAGCGGCTGGCGCCGAAGCTGAAGGCGGCCGGCGTCGCCGTCACCCTGTACCGCAACTACTTCCGCGTGTCGCCGTCGTTCTACAACGGCAGCGACGATGTCGAACGCCTGATCGAGGCCCTGTCATGA
- a CDS encoding RidA family protein, producing the protein MKRFPFLLCALLAWTAQAAPAPLQRYGTAPGAPFSAAVRAGDTLYVSGQIGSAAQGGLPEDFAAQANNALDNVASALALAGSGMDDIAKCTVMLTDMAQWPAFNALYVRRFKPGHLPARSAIGANALALGAKVEIECIAYLPQATP; encoded by the coding sequence ATGAAGCGATTCCCGTTCTTGCTGTGCGCGCTGCTGGCGTGGACCGCACAGGCCGCGCCGGCACCGCTGCAGCGCTATGGCACCGCGCCCGGCGCGCCGTTCTCGGCCGCGGTGCGCGCCGGCGACACGCTCTACGTCTCCGGCCAGATCGGCAGCGCCGCGCAGGGCGGCTTGCCCGAGGACTTCGCGGCCCAGGCCAACAACGCGCTGGACAACGTCGCCAGCGCGCTGGCCCTGGCCGGCTCCGGCATGGACGACATCGCCAAGTGCACGGTGATGCTGACCGACATGGCGCAGTGGCCGGCGTTCAACGCCCTGTACGTGCGCCGCTTCAAACCCGGCCACCTGCCCGCACGCAGCGCCATCGGCGCCAACGCCCTGGCGCTGGGCGCGAAGGTGGAAATCGAATGCATCGCCTACCTGCCCCAGGCCACACCATGA
- a CDS encoding peptidase M61 — MKMPRQRCLLLALAAAASPALAATEAPYAITIHAQADAAGSRIEALLVDEAIPLPATPAGTTVLAMPHVTSNVPTIAASVGELAARDDQGAVQLRYRDQGEGPARQREWYADRAVAGTLRFSYRAAMTEALAARGAAPPIELRSEEGAFSGAGATFLLHPTSGRHDIELHWDLSALGAGAHAVSSLQDRNARDVGMEALDSSYFMAGKIGLYPQSPDATGFFSAWQGNTPFDAQKLLAWTQQLRQHYQAFFAAPATPYGVFLRRNRVNPGGGMGMYNSFIVTYDDDRGNDPEQLELTLAHEMFHTFQPHMSSQYDGETLADSWFNEGTAVFYQARLPFRYGMIDADAFLKDLNFTAARYYTNLLGNAPNSEVSTKFWQDTRIRTLPYDRGFLYFVTVDDAMRKASGGRKSLDDLILAMLHRRQGDKPLGIADWEALLRDNLGEDAVRQLHAMLDGAAPLPASDAFGPCFERISQSMRRYELGFAPAVLTESPRIVRDLIPGSAAAKAGVRNGDEITRPVGQDQLQGEQEGILTLQFLREGKPLTVSYKPRGETVATWQWKRKPGDADTNCSLPATTHAE; from the coding sequence ATGAAGATGCCACGCCAACGCTGCCTGTTACTCGCCCTCGCCGCGGCCGCGTCTCCGGCCCTGGCCGCGACCGAGGCGCCGTACGCGATCACCATCCATGCGCAGGCGGACGCCGCTGGCAGCAGGATCGAGGCACTGCTGGTGGACGAAGCCATCCCGCTGCCGGCCACGCCGGCCGGCACCACCGTGCTGGCGATGCCGCACGTGACCAGCAACGTGCCCACCATCGCCGCCAGCGTCGGCGAACTGGCCGCGCGCGACGATCAAGGCGCCGTGCAGTTGCGCTATCGCGACCAGGGCGAAGGCCCGGCCCGGCAGCGCGAGTGGTATGCCGACCGCGCTGTCGCCGGCACCCTGCGTTTCTCCTATCGCGCGGCGATGACCGAAGCGCTGGCCGCGCGCGGCGCCGCGCCACCCATTGAACTGCGCAGCGAGGAAGGCGCCTTCTCCGGCGCTGGCGCCACCTTCCTGCTGCATCCGACCAGCGGCCGGCACGACATCGAGCTGCACTGGGACCTGTCCGCACTGGGCGCCGGCGCGCATGCCGTGAGCAGCCTGCAGGACCGCAACGCCCGCGACGTCGGCATGGAAGCGCTGGACAGCAGCTACTTCATGGCCGGCAAGATCGGCCTTTACCCGCAGTCGCCCGACGCCACCGGCTTCTTCTCCGCCTGGCAGGGCAACACCCCGTTCGACGCGCAAAAACTGCTGGCGTGGACCCAACAACTGCGTCAGCACTACCAGGCCTTCTTCGCCGCGCCGGCCACGCCCTACGGCGTGTTCCTGCGCCGCAACCGGGTCAACCCCGGCGGCGGCATGGGCATGTACAACTCCTTCATCGTCACCTACGACGACGACCGCGGCAACGATCCGGAACAGCTGGAGCTGACCCTCGCCCACGAGATGTTCCACACCTTCCAGCCGCACATGAGTTCGCAGTACGACGGCGAGACGCTTGCCGATTCCTGGTTCAACGAAGGCACTGCGGTGTTCTACCAGGCGCGCCTGCCATTCCGCTACGGCATGATCGACGCCGATGCGTTCCTGAAGGACCTCAACTTCACTGCCGCCCGCTATTACACCAACCTCCTCGGCAACGCCCCCAACAGCGAAGTGTCCACGAAGTTCTGGCAGGACACCCGCATCCGCACCCTACCCTACGATCGCGGCTTCCTGTATTTCGTCACGGTGGACGACGCGATGCGCAAAGCGAGCGGCGGCCGCAAATCGCTGGACGACCTGATCCTGGCGATGCTGCACCGCCGGCAAGGCGACAAGCCGCTCGGCATCGCCGACTGGGAAGCGCTGCTGCGCGACAACCTCGGCGAGGACGCGGTCCGCCAACTGCACGCCATGCTCGACGGCGCCGCACCGCTGCCCGCCAGCGACGCTTTCGGCCCTTGCTTCGAACGCATCTCCCAGTCCATGCGCCGCTACGAACTCGGCTTCGCCCCCGCGGTGCTGACCGAATCCCCGCGCATCGTCCGCGACCTGATCCCCGGCTCGGCCGCCGCAAAAGCCGGCGTCCGTAACGGCGATGAAATCACCCGCCCGGTCGGCCAGGATCAGTTGCAGGGGGAGCAGGAGGGCATCCTCACTTTGCAGTTCCTGCGCGAGGGTAAGCCGTTGACGGTGTCGTACAAACCGCGTGGGGAGACCGTGGCGACATGGCAGTGGAAGCGCAAGCCCGGCGACGCGGACACCAATTGCTCGCTGCCCGCCACCACGCACGCGGAGTAG